A single genomic interval of Legionella israelensis harbors:
- a CDS encoding DUF421 domain-containing protein, giving the protein MDILFESLKMIGIGVAVFLYAIFLLRIAKTRIRLKRPFDFVIIILIGSLLSRIINGKAELIPTLLTTFTLIMLHKLFALISYHSDWIGRVLKGKEQLLIENGEINWEHMKESKITEEDLLEEARKNKILRIETIKKAYLERDGNISFIKE; this is encoded by the coding sequence ATGGATATACTTTTTGAATCATTAAAGATGATTGGAATAGGCGTAGCTGTATTTTTATATGCTATTTTTCTGTTGAGAATAGCAAAGACAAGGATTCGGCTTAAAAGACCTTTTGATTTCGTCATCATAATATTAATCGGTTCCTTACTAAGTAGGATAATTAATGGTAAAGCAGAACTAATTCCAACTTTACTTACTACCTTTACTCTCATTATGCTTCATAAATTATTTGCATTGATTTCCTATCATTCCGATTGGATTGGACGAGTTTTGAAGGGAAAAGAACAGTTATTAATAGAAAATGGTGAGATTAATTGGGAGCATATGAAAGAAAGTAAAATTACGGAAGAAGATTTATTAGAAGAAGCAAGAAAAAATAAGATTTTGCGGATTGAGACAATCAAAAAAGCTTATTTGGAAAGAGATGGAAATATCAGTTTTATTAAAGAATAG
- a CDS encoding DUF3309 family protein, with protein MMDLLFLIILILVLIAVLPAWPYSRGWGYYPSGGIGLLLLILILLFLMGRV; from the coding sequence ATGATGGATTTATTATTTTTAATTATTTTAATATTGGTGTTAATAGCCGTCTTGCCTGCCTGGCCTTATAGTCGTGGATGGGGATATTATCCGAGTGGCGGGATAGGGCTGCTGTTACTCATATTGATCCTTCTGTTTTTGATGGGAAGAGTGTAA
- a CDS encoding cupin domain-containing protein, protein MRILNYFEVLKEKEQFPQGKTNINILKLFEQLPEAAFACGYLSPAGKQRKHWHKTGMDIFIIKEGEGILHTADVDKMSETASNFENHSVKAGDIYYIGTYQVHALENSSDIPLIWLNIAPISHGQSDIFFI, encoded by the coding sequence ATGCGTATTCTTAATTATTTTGAAGTACTGAAAGAAAAAGAACAATTTCCTCAAGGCAAAACAAATATTAATATCCTTAAATTATTCGAGCAATTACCTGAGGCTGCTTTCGCATGTGGTTATCTTTCTCCGGCAGGAAAACAGCGTAAACATTGGCATAAAACAGGGATGGACATTTTTATTATTAAAGAAGGGGAAGGAATACTTCACACTGCAGATGTAGATAAAATGTCAGAAACGGCGAGCAATTTCGAAAACCATTCTGTAAAAGCAGGCGATATTTATTATATTGGTACTTATCAAGTTCATGCTTTGGAAAACAGCAGCGACATACCCCTTATTTGGCTCAATATAGCCCCTATCTCTCATGGACAGAGCGATATATTTTTTATTTAG
- a CDS encoding DUF2188 domain-containing protein, producing the protein MPWTKSNYPDSMKNLDTSTRNKAIEIANKLLEEGYEEGRAIAIAIDQAKKEQNSK; encoded by the coding sequence ATGCCATGGACGAAATCAAACTATCCAGATTCAATGAAAAATTTAGATACTTCAACTAGAAATAAGGCAATTGAAATCGCTAATAAATTACTTGAAGAGGGGTATGAAGAAGGTCGCGCCATAGCGATTGCAATCGATCAGGCAAAAAAAGAACAAAATTCAAAATAA
- a CDS encoding YbfB/YjiJ family MFS transporter: protein MQSLHSKNIIYALAGLCCMLVGVGIARFAYTPIMPLMIDHHWLNKLEAGYLGGINFLGYFLGAIFAKSCTHVLGERKAIQCALISCVISLFLCGFPIGFYWLDFWRFLAGFGGALLMVTTSSLIFSNTPEKLKGITGGVIFTGIGLGIVLSGTVIPYTIKVGLSFTWFILGLISLITGLFAWFNLPTSKDSAQVPHPKALQNNRMNLPFFILAGAYFLFGIGFTPHTLFLIEYIISNLHYSTELAGFNWSLFGIGTVVGTLSSGLIADRIGVTECLIAAYLIGILAILLIILPHNPVLIMLSSLLMGMLFLSIVSLSSAQLSEMVPHQDYSLLWGIMTAFFAVSQTLSAYGMSYLIHKIPRGYDWSFLISLTSLAIAAIMTTALIKR from the coding sequence ATGCAATCCCTTCATTCAAAAAACATTATCTATGCCTTGGCTGGATTATGTTGCATGCTTGTTGGAGTAGGTATAGCCCGCTTTGCTTATACTCCCATCATGCCGTTAATGATTGATCATCATTGGTTAAATAAACTTGAAGCCGGCTATCTTGGCGGGATAAATTTTCTCGGTTATTTTCTTGGCGCAATCTTCGCCAAGTCGTGTACTCATGTATTAGGAGAACGAAAAGCCATACAATGTGCTTTAATATCCTGTGTGATCAGCCTTTTTTTATGCGGGTTTCCCATCGGATTCTATTGGTTGGATTTTTGGAGGTTTTTAGCAGGATTCGGAGGGGCATTATTGATGGTCACCACATCTTCGCTTATATTTTCAAATACCCCGGAAAAATTGAAAGGTATAACAGGGGGAGTAATATTTACAGGTATTGGGCTAGGTATCGTCTTGTCAGGAACTGTGATTCCTTACACCATTAAAGTTGGGTTAAGCTTTACCTGGTTTATTTTAGGGTTAATATCTTTAATAACGGGCTTGTTTGCCTGGTTTAACTTGCCAACTTCAAAAGATAGCGCTCAAGTTCCACATCCCAAAGCTCTGCAGAATAATAGAATGAACTTACCCTTCTTTATACTTGCAGGCGCTTATTTCTTATTTGGTATTGGTTTTACGCCACACACGCTTTTTCTTATAGAATATATTATAAGTAATCTCCATTACAGTACTGAACTGGCTGGTTTTAATTGGTCCTTATTTGGTATAGGGACTGTAGTAGGGACCTTGAGCAGTGGCTTGATTGCTGATCGCATCGGTGTTACGGAGTGTTTAATAGCCGCATATCTAATAGGTATTTTAGCCATTCTATTGATTATACTTCCGCATAACCCTGTTCTGATAATGCTTTCCAGTTTATTGATGGGAATGCTATTTTTAAGTATCGTTTCTCTTTCTTCCGCACAATTAAGCGAAATGGTTCCCCACCAGGACTATTCTTTGCTGTGGGGAATTATGACGGCTTTTTTTGCAGTAAGTCAAACTCTAAGTGCTTATGGAATGTCCTATTTAATTCACAAAATTCCAAGAGGATATGATTGGAGCTTCTTAATTTCGTTAACGTCTCTGGCAATAGCAGCAATCATGACAACAGCACTCATCAAGCGTTAA
- a CDS encoding IS982 family transposase produces the protein MDKLVELFCIVDDFCQKFLPIFEQQLINISGKVRKKPCSLSMSEIMTIVIHYHQSNYRNFKSYYSYVLQKDLRPYFPKLVSYSRMTELMPSCIVPLTAFCHNQSKTLTGIYFVDSTPIEVCHVKRAQQNKTFKGLAEKSKSTMGWYFGFKLHLVANDKGELMAFKITSSRTDDRTVVPDLSKNLLGKMIGDKGYISQNLTEKLAERGLQLLTKVRKNMKQKVLDAFDKVLLRKRAIVESVIDQLKNISNIEHSRHRSVFNFMVNILAGLAAYALKPKKPSLNIEKTFVAVV, from the coding sequence ATGGATAAGTTAGTCGAATTATTCTGTATTGTCGATGATTTTTGTCAAAAGTTTTTACCAATCTTTGAGCAGCAACTTATAAATATTTCAGGCAAAGTCAGGAAGAAACCCTGTAGCCTGTCTATGTCCGAAATAATGACGATAGTGATACACTACCACCAATCCAATTATCGAAACTTCAAAAGCTATTATTCTTATGTTTTGCAGAAAGATTTACGTCCCTATTTCCCAAAACTGGTCAGCTATAGCAGAATGACTGAGCTGATGCCATCTTGTATAGTGCCATTAACGGCATTTTGCCACAATCAATCAAAGACTCTAACTGGCATTTATTTCGTAGACTCAACCCCTATTGAGGTCTGCCACGTTAAAAGAGCGCAACAGAATAAAACATTTAAGGGGTTAGCGGAGAAGTCCAAATCAACTATGGGATGGTATTTTGGTTTTAAACTTCATTTGGTGGCCAATGATAAAGGTGAGCTAATGGCTTTTAAAATAACCTCAAGCCGAACAGATGACCGAACGGTTGTGCCCGATTTAAGTAAAAATCTGTTGGGTAAAATGATTGGAGATAAGGGATATATTTCCCAAAATCTGACCGAGAAACTTGCTGAAAGAGGCTTGCAACTACTGACCAAAGTCAGAAAAAATATGAAGCAAAAAGTGCTCGATGCCTTTGACAAAGTCCTGTTGAGAAAAAGAGCCATTGTTGAATCTGTTATTGACCAATTAAAAAATATTTCAAATATCGAACACTCAAGGCATCGTTCTGTCTTTAATTTTATGGTCAATATCTTGGCTGGTTTGGCAGCTTATGCACTTAAGCCAAAGAAACCTTCCTTGAATATTGAAAAAACATTCGTGGCTGTCGTTTGA